The DNA segment CACCGGCAACAGCCCGCTCACCTTCAGCGGCGGCGCCCACTTCTGCCTGGGCGCGGCACTGGCCCGGATGTCCGCGGAGACGGCCGTACCGCTGCTGCTGCGGCGGCTGCCCGCACTGAAGCTCGCCGGGGCGGCGACGTTCCGCGACCAGATCGTCCAGCGCGGCCACGGCCGGCTGCCGGTCACCGCCGGGTGACCGGCTCACCTCCCGGGGGCGGGCACGAGCCCCCGAAGGGGGGTGAGCCACCAGGGGGGCATCCCGCCGCAGGGCGGGCGCGTCCCGTACCGCGGCGACGAGGAAGAACACACTGATGGGGGAGAGCACACCGATGGGCACGAACGTACCGTCCGACGAGGAACTCGCGGCATCGCTCGAGGGCGGCTTCACCAGCGAGTACGCCGACGTCAACGGAGTACGGCTGCACTACGTGAGCGGCGGGAGCGGCGAGCCGCTGTTCCTGCTGCCGGGCTGGCCGGAGACCTGGTGGGAGTACCGCAAGGTGATGCCGGCGCTCGCGGAGCGCTTCCGGGTCGTCGCGGTCGACATCCGCGGCATGGGCGGCTCCAGCCGTCCCGATTCCGGTTACGAGAAGAAGAGCATGGCCGGCGACATCCGTGCCCTGGCCGAGCACCTCGGCTACGAGCGGATCAACATCGCCGGGCACGGCATCGGTGCCATGGTCGCCTTCGCCCACGCCGCGAACCACGAGGCGGCCACCCGCCGCGTCGCGATCATCAACACCACGCACATCGACGACAGTTACCAGGGCTTCCGGCTGATGCCGAAGCCGGAGGACCCGGGCCCGCACCGCTGGTGGCTCGCCTTCAACATCGTGCCCGGCTTCCCCGAACAGGCACTCGCCGGCCGCTACCGCCTCATGGTCGACTACATGCTCGGCCTGAGCCTGGTCGACCCCGACGCCGTGCTGCCGCAGGACCGGGAGGTGTACGCGCAGCGCTACGACACACCCGAGGCGATCCGCGCCAGCCAGGCATGGTTCCAGGCGTACCAGCAGGACATCGACGACTTCCACGGCTACGGCAAGCTGTCCGTGCCCGTCCTCGGTCTCGCCTACGGCGGGTTCTACGACTACATGAACCGCGTCCTGCCCACCTGCGGCAGCGACGTACGCGTCGTCGAGGTCAAGAACACCCGCAACTACATGGTGGAGGAGCAGCCCGAGACCGTCGCGGCCGAACTGACCGCGTTCTTCGGCTGACCCACCCCCGCCCCGACCCCGCCCCCCGACCCCGACCCGACCCGATCCGATCCGATCCGGCCCCCGGCCGGACCCGAGCCGGGGGCCGGGCCGGGGGCCGGGCCGGGGTGGTTCAGGCCCGGCTCGTGCCCGGGCGGGCTCCTGTACAGCCCGCCCGAACGGCACCCCCCGAACGGCATCCCCCGTAACGACCCCCCGTCCCCGCCCGGCAGACAGCACAGAGCCGGACGGACGGGCGGCCGGGCGGGCGGGCAGACAGCCGGGCGGGTCCGGGGGGCGGCCGTACGGCACCCCCTCCCCTCATTTTTTTTCTCTTCTTCCATCCACTCGGACGGGACGCTGTCTTCGCATGCTGAACACTGACGGGGCGACACCGGGAGCCCTCCTGAGAAAACCGGTGAACGGGTGGCTGCGGGCGGACGCGCACCTGCGCGGCTTCGGCGGCTTCCACGGCGGTCTCGCCCTCGCCCTGCTGACCTCCGCGATGCGCGAACACGCGCCCGGACTCGAACTGCAGAGCGTCACCGGCCGGTTCGACCGGCCCGTCGACCCCGGCTTCACCGTGGACAGTTCCCTGGTGCGCGCCGGGCGGACCCTGAGCGTGGTCCGTGCCCTGGCGCAGAGCGAGAAGGGGCCGGCGATCGAGGCGTCCGCGGTGTTCGCCCGCCGCGGTGAGGGCTCCTGGCAGGCGGTGGCCCCCGAGCCGCCCGCGGCGCCGGGGCCCGAGGAGTGCGACGTGTTCGCCATCCCGGCGCAGTTCGTGCCGATCGCCACCAGCATGGAGATCCGCCCCGTCGGCGCGGCCCGCCCGTACGCGGGCGGGCCGGTGCCCGAACTGATCGCGTGGGTACGGCTGGTGGAGGACGACGAGGCGCCCGACGTGCTGCGCTTCGTGCTGCTGATGGACGCGCTCGCCCCTTCCTACGCGGCGATCCTGTCCACCCTCGCGGTCGTGCCGACCGTGGAGCTGACCGTGCGCCCCGCACCGGGGCTCGCCGGCGCCGCCTCCCCGTGGATCCTGCTGCGGGCCACCACCCGCGCCGCCGGGCCCGACGGGTGGGTGGACGAGCAGGTGGACGCCTGGTCGGTGCAGGGCACGCACCTGGGCAGCGCCCATCAGCTGCGGGTGGTCCGCGCCGTGTGACGCGCCCTCGCGTCCGAACGGAGATCACGCACGTGTCCCGCCCGCAGACCGACATGAAAGGCCGTATCCCTGTGAGACCGCTGCCACCGTCCGCCGGATCCTCGCTGGTGCACGTCCTCGAGCACCGCGCCCAGGAGACCCCCGACCGCCTCGCGTTCCGTTTCCTGCCCGACGGGACCGGCGACCACCCGATCGACCGGACCTACCGCGAACTCGCCGACCAGGCCGCCGCCGTCGCGGCCCGCCTCCAGGAGCGCGGCCTGAGCGAGGGCCGGATCATCCTCGCCCTGGACCCCGGACTCGACTACGTCGCCGCCCTGTTCGGCATCATGCGCGCCGGCTGCACCGCCGTACCCTGCTTCCCGCCGTTCGGGCGGCGCGCCACCGCCCGGTTCCTGTCCGTCCTCGACGACTGCGCGCCGCGGGCCGTACTGACCGACCCGCGCTTCGCCGGGCAGAGCGGACAGTTCCACGAACAGCTCACCGCCGGCACCGAAGCGCCGCAGTGGATCTTCCCCGAGCCGGACTTCTACCAGCACCCCGGCAGCGGCGGGACGCCGCCGCGGGCGGTGGAACCAGCCCTGATCCAGTACAGCTCGGGCTCCACCGGCGACCCCAAGGGCATCGTCCTGACCCACGAGAACCTGCTCAGCAACTGCCGGGTCCTGGACGCCCACATGGGTTACGAGGAGGACCGCGTCGGCTGCTCCTGGCTCCCGCCCTACCACGACATGGGACTGATGGGCACCATCATGCTGGCCGTCCACGGCGGCTGGCCCCTGGTGATGCTCTCCCCCATCCACTTCGTGCAGGACCCCTACCGGTGGCTCAAAGCCATCACCGACCACAAGGTCACCATCTCCGTCGGCCCGAACTTCGCGTTCGACCTGTGCGCGCAGAGCATCGGCGACGAGGAGAGGGCCACCCTCGACCTGAGCCGGCTGCGGCAGGTGTTCTGCGGCAGCGAACCCGTCTCCGGCAACACCATGGAACGCTTCCGGGAACGGTTCGCACCCGTCGGCTTCGACGCCGGCAGCCTCATCCCGTGCTACGGCCTCGCCGAAGCCACCCTCTTCGTCTCCGGCAAACCCGAGGCCGACGACACCATCCGCACCCAGTGGCTCGACAAGGACGCCCTGGAACGCGGGCGGGCACGCCGCGCCCAGAACCCGGGCGGGGCGGACGCGGTGCGGGTGGTCAGCTGCGGGGTGATCGCCGAGAACCACGAGGTGATCGTCGTCGACCCGCACACCCTGACCCCGCTGCCCGACGGCGGGATCGGCGAGATCTGGGTCCACGGCGCCAGCGTGGCCGCCGGCTACCTGGGACGCCCCGAACTGAGCGCGAGCACCTTCGGCGCCCGCCCCGCCGGCCACAGCGGCGACGCCGCGTTCCTGCGCACCGGGGACCTCGGCTTCTTCCTCGACGGGGAACTGTTCGTCACCGGACGCCTCAAGGACCTCATCGTCATCAGCGGCCGCAACCTGCACCCCCAGGACATCGAGCACTCCGCGCTGCACTGCCACCAGGACCTGCGCCGCACCGCCGCGTTCTCCGTGCCCAGCACGACACGCGACGAGGAGGAGGTCGTCCTGGTCGCCGAATTCCGCGGCACCGCCAAGGAGTTCGCCTTGCGCGAGAAGGAACTCCTGGAACGCGTGACCGCCGCGGTGACCGAGGACCACGGGGTACGGCCCGCCCGGATACACATCGGACCGCCCGGAACCGTCCTGATGACCACCAGCGGCAAGGTCCGCCGCCGCGACACCCGCACCGCGTACCTGGACGGCACCCTCAAGGCATTCCCCACCACCCCACCAGCCGACACACCCGCCACAACACCAGCGGGCACACCGGCCGCCACACCAGCGGGCACACCGGCCGACACACCCGCCACACCCGCCACAACACCGGCGGGCACAGCGTCCGGCGCACCGGCGGGCGCGGCGGCGGGCACTCCGGCGGGCGTGTCGTGAGCGGCACCCGGGCAGGAGCGGGCCGGGCGCCGGCACGCGCCACGGCCGCGGGAGCGGGCGCGGCGGAGGCGGGGGCGGACCGGGGCGCGCGCAGGCTCGCCTGGATCACCGTGGGCGTGCCCACCCTGGGCACCGCCGCCGCCGTCGTCTTCGCCGTGCGCTACGGATTCACCTGGACGGACGCCCTGCTGCTGGTGGTGATGTACGCGATCACCTCACTGGGCGTCGAGGGCGGATTCCACCGCTTCTTCTCCCACCGCTCCTTCGCGGCCGGCCCCGTCGTCACCACCTTGTGGGGCATCGCGGGAAGCATGGCGGCACAGGGACCGGTCGTGTTCTGGGTCGCCATCCACCGCCAGCACCACGCCTTCACCGACAAGGACGGCGACCCGCATTCACCGCGGGCGCTCGGCCCGGGACTGGCCGGGCGGCTGCGCGGGTTCTGGCACGGCCACGTGGGCTGGCTGTTCACCGTCCAGCGCCAGGACTGGGCCCGGCGGGCCCCCGACATGGTCCGCGACCGGCTGGTGATGCGCCTGAACCAGTACTACTTCGTGTGGGTGCTGGCCGGGCTCGCGCTGCCGGCACTCGCGGGCTGGCTCCTGTCGGGGGGAACGGCGCGCGGCGCGGCCGGCGGGCTGCTGTGGGGCGGGCTGGCCCGGATCTTCCTGCTGGACCACGTCACCTGGGCGGTGAACTCGATCGGCCACACCGTCGGCGCCCGGCCCTACCGCACCCGGGACACCAGCCGCAACGTCGCCCCCCTCGCGGCGATCTCGGTGGGCGGCTCCTGGCACAACAACCACCACGCACGGCCCTCGCTGGCCCACAACCGGCACAACCTCCTCCAGATCGACCCGACAGGCGCGGTCATCCGGGCCCTGGACGCCGTCGGACTCATCCGCGACGCCCGCTACCCCGACCGCATGCGCCCCGATCAGGGCCCCGGGACACGGTCCATGCCGAACCAACAGGAAGGGAGCTGAACGATGTCCGCGACCGCGGCAACCAACGCTGTCGTCCGGCTCGACCCCGTCAGCCTGCGGATCAAGCGGTTCTCCGCCCTGACCACGATGACCCTGCCGCTGGCCGGTACGGCGGCCGCCGGGTACCTGCTGTGGACAGGACGCTTCACCGCGACGGATCTGTGGCTGTTCGCCGCCATGTACTTCGTGCACATGTTCGGGATCACGGTGGGGTTCCACCGCTACCTCGCCCACAAGGCGTTCAAGACATCACCCGCCTTCGAGGCGGTCATGATGATCGCCGGGTCGATGGGGGCGCAGGGCCCGCTGATGTTCTGGGTCATCACCCACCGCCGCCACCACCGCTTCAGCGACCAGGACGGCGACCCCCACTCCCCCAACCTGCACGGGTGGGCGTTCAAGGCCCGGATGCGCGGCCTGTGGTACGCGCACATGCCGTGGATGCTCAGCCCCGAGGCCAGCAAGGTCACCGTGTTCGGCCCCGACGTGCTGCGCAGCCGGCGGCTGATGTTCTTCAACCGCACCTACCCGCAGTGGGTACTGCTGGGCCTTCTCCTGCCGGCCGTGATCGACTTCGCGGTCGTACGGACCCCGATGGCACTGCTCGGCGGCCTCGTCTTCGGCGGCCTCGCCCGGATCTTCGTCGCCAACCAGGCGGCCTGGTGCGTGGGCTCGATCTGCCACGCCTTCGGCGGACGCCCCTTCGACAACGAGGACCACAGCGCCAACAACTGGCCGGTCGCGGTGTTCACCTTCGGTGAGGGACTCCAGAACAACCACCACGCCTTCCCCGGCTCCTACCGGCACGGCGTCACCTGGTGGGAACCCGACCTCAGCGGCTGGCTGCTGATGGGACTCGGCCGGCTGCGTGTCGTATGGAACCTGCGCGAACCCGACAAGGAGACCATCACCCGGCGCCGGCAGGAAGCCAAGACCGCGGCCTGAGCCCCGGCACCACACCCAGGCGCACCCACAGGCGGAACACGGCAGCCCCCCGAGGGGGGGCAGGGCCGTGGCCGGGCACGAGACGGCGGAGCCCGCACGCGGGAACCGCACCCGGCAGACGGGACACCACAGCCCGGGAAACGGGCCCGCACCCGCCCACGGACACCGCAAGCCCGGGAAACGGGCCCGCAGCCGCCCACGGGACACCACGGGCCCCAGACCCGGGGCCGCACCCGCAGCCGTACGTGAAGCACGGCGACCCCCTGGGGGGCGTACCCAGCGGGTGAGACGTCGCCCCCCGGGGGGCGGGGCCGCACCCGGCAGGTGAACCACCGCGGACCACGGCCAGGGCCGCACCCGCACACGGTGAGACCGCGGGCCCGAGAGGCAGGGGCCGCACCCAGCAGGCGCACCACCGCGGCCCCAGGACCGGGTCCGCGGCCGCACCTCCAGCACGGCGGCCCGAACACAGGGGCCGCACCCGGCAGACACACCACCGCGGCCCGAGAAACAAGGGCCGCACCCGCACACGGTGAGGACGCGGGCCCGAGAAACAAGGGCCGCGGCCGCGCCTCCAGCACGGCGGCCCGAGCACAGGGGCCGCACCCGGCAGACGCATCACCGCGGCCCGAGAAACGGGGGCCGCACCCGGCAGACGCACCATCGCGGGCCCCGCAACCGGGGGCCGCACCCAGCAGGTGAGAGAGGAAAGGGCACATCCATGTTCAACCGCAAGAAGGTCCAGCGTCCCCAGGGGCCCCTGACCGAACAGGCGTTGCGCCAGTGGCTCGTCGACTACCTCGTCGTCCACGTCGAGATACCCCGCGAGGACATCGACACCTCCAAGACGTTCGAAGCCTACGGCCTGGACTCACGCGTCGCCGTGCAGGTCTCCGGCGCCCTGGAGAAGGTCATCGAACGCCGCCTGTCCCCCGGCCTGCTCTACGAGTACCAGTCCATCGACGCGCTCACCGAACACCTCGCCGCGGAACTCAAGCTCTAGCCACCGGGCAGAAGAAGAGGAAGGAGAACAGGACATGGGTGCATTCGACTTCCCCTCGGCACCGCAGGAGACCTTCCGGGCCTTCATGCGCCAGGCGGAGCAGCTGGAGGGGGAACGCCTGGCGGGCGCGATACCCAAGGAGTACTTCGAGCCGCGCGTCAGCCGCGGCCTGATCGGGTTCACGGTCAGCTGGCTGCTCTACGCGGGCGCCCTCGTGGGCGTGGCGTACGCGCCGAGCCCGCTGCTGTGGATCCCGCTGTGGATCGTGGCGGGACTCGGCGGCTGGGGACTGCACTGCATCGCCCACGACTGCGGACACGGCTCGTTCTCGCGTTCACGCAGGTTCAACTACGCGATCGGGCACACAGCACTGCTGCCGCTGATCTACCCCTTCCACGCCTGGCGGCACGTCCACAACATGCACCACAGCAGCACCAACCACCTCGAATTCG comes from the Streptomyces sp. SUK 48 genome and includes:
- a CDS encoding alpha/beta hydrolase — its product is MGTNVPSDEELAASLEGGFTSEYADVNGVRLHYVSGGSGEPLFLLPGWPETWWEYRKVMPALAERFRVVAVDIRGMGGSSRPDSGYEKKSMAGDIRALAEHLGYERINIAGHGIGAMVAFAHAANHEAATRRVAIINTTHIDDSYQGFRLMPKPEDPGPHRWWLAFNIVPGFPEQALAGRYRLMVDYMLGLSLVDPDAVLPQDREVYAQRYDTPEAIRASQAWFQAYQQDIDDFHGYGKLSVPVLGLAYGGFYDYMNRVLPTCGSDVRVVEVKNTRNYMVEEQPETVAAELTAFFG
- a CDS encoding thioesterase family protein → MLNTDGATPGALLRKPVNGWLRADAHLRGFGGFHGGLALALLTSAMREHAPGLELQSVTGRFDRPVDPGFTVDSSLVRAGRTLSVVRALAQSEKGPAIEASAVFARRGEGSWQAVAPEPPAAPGPEECDVFAIPAQFVPIATSMEIRPVGAARPYAGGPVPELIAWVRLVEDDEAPDVLRFVLLMDALAPSYAAILSTLAVVPTVELTVRPAPGLAGAASPWILLRATTRAAGPDGWVDEQVDAWSVQGTHLGSAHQLRVVRAV
- a CDS encoding fatty acyl-AMP ligase; translated protein: MHVLEHRAQETPDRLAFRFLPDGTGDHPIDRTYRELADQAAAVAARLQERGLSEGRIILALDPGLDYVAALFGIMRAGCTAVPCFPPFGRRATARFLSVLDDCAPRAVLTDPRFAGQSGQFHEQLTAGTEAPQWIFPEPDFYQHPGSGGTPPRAVEPALIQYSSGSTGDPKGIVLTHENLLSNCRVLDAHMGYEEDRVGCSWLPPYHDMGLMGTIMLAVHGGWPLVMLSPIHFVQDPYRWLKAITDHKVTISVGPNFAFDLCAQSIGDEERATLDLSRLRQVFCGSEPVSGNTMERFRERFAPVGFDAGSLIPCYGLAEATLFVSGKPEADDTIRTQWLDKDALERGRARRAQNPGGADAVRVVSCGVIAENHEVIVVDPHTLTPLPDGGIGEIWVHGASVAAGYLGRPELSASTFGARPAGHSGDAAFLRTGDLGFFLDGELFVTGRLKDLIVISGRNLHPQDIEHSALHCHQDLRRTAAFSVPSTTRDEEEVVLVAEFRGTAKEFALREKELLERVTAAVTEDHGVRPARIHIGPPGTVLMTTSGKVRRRDTRTAYLDGTLKAFPTTPPADTPATTPAGTPAATPAGTPADTPATPATTPAGTASGAPAGAAAGTPAGVS
- a CDS encoding acyl-CoA desaturase codes for the protein MSGTRAGAGRAPARATAAGAGAAEAGADRGARRLAWITVGVPTLGTAAAVVFAVRYGFTWTDALLLVVMYAITSLGVEGGFHRFFSHRSFAAGPVVTTLWGIAGSMAAQGPVVFWVAIHRQHHAFTDKDGDPHSPRALGPGLAGRLRGFWHGHVGWLFTVQRQDWARRAPDMVRDRLVMRLNQYYFVWVLAGLALPALAGWLLSGGTARGAAGGLLWGGLARIFLLDHVTWAVNSIGHTVGARPYRTRDTSRNVAPLAAISVGGSWHNNHHARPSLAHNRHNLLQIDPTGAVIRALDAVGLIRDARYPDRMRPDQGPGTRSMPNQQEGS
- a CDS encoding acyl-CoA desaturase encodes the protein MSATAATNAVVRLDPVSLRIKRFSALTTMTLPLAGTAAAGYLLWTGRFTATDLWLFAAMYFVHMFGITVGFHRYLAHKAFKTSPAFEAVMMIAGSMGAQGPLMFWVITHRRHHRFSDQDGDPHSPNLHGWAFKARMRGLWYAHMPWMLSPEASKVTVFGPDVLRSRRLMFFNRTYPQWVLLGLLLPAVIDFAVVRTPMALLGGLVFGGLARIFVANQAAWCVGSICHAFGGRPFDNEDHSANNWPVAVFTFGEGLQNNHHAFPGSYRHGVTWWEPDLSGWLLMGLGRLRVVWNLREPDKETITRRRQEAKTAA
- a CDS encoding acyl carrier protein, with translation MFNRKKVQRPQGPLTEQALRQWLVDYLVVHVEIPREDIDTSKTFEAYGLDSRVAVQVSGALEKVIERRLSPGLLYEYQSIDALTEHLAAELKL